A part of Drosophila ananassae strain 14024-0371.13 chromosome 2R, ASM1763931v2, whole genome shotgun sequence genomic DNA contains:
- the LOC6506568 gene encoding acetyl-coenzyme A transporter 1 → MSAIRRKKDGMDGDRQLLVEESSRAEVLHKHKDEPKPDIRGDRKNIAILLFLYILQGIPIGLIAAIPMLLQNRGASYKQQAEFSFAYWPFSLKLLWAPIVDSLYIRRFGRRKSWLVPVQYLLGAFMLLLSLHVDQWLGGNGVEPNVPLLTLLFFLLNFLAATQDIAVDGWALTMLKRCNVGYASTCNSVGQTAGYFLGYVVFIALESKDFCNTYLRDSPLEEGMITLPRFLWFWGITFIVATTLVAIFKKENDIEDAHMDARYTEEHELNIHQSYKILWDMVRKRPVQILAVILLTVKVTFAASDAVTSLKLIDAGVPKDKLALLAIPLIPLQLILPLAVGRYTNGPRPMDVYLKAIPYRIVMASVATLFAYATPYIIKGGSPPVYYYALLVTSYACYQVFLYSMFVAAMAFFAKISDPAVGGTYMTFLNTLCNLGGNWPNTVVLWLVDVLTWKKCSTIPANECLGKEEQQSCEASEGKCEIAFDGYYLESAICVVYGILWLLIARKWIVHLQDLPVRSWLVVKKKLR, encoded by the exons ATGTCTGCCATACGGAGAAAGAAGGACGGTATGGATGGGGATCGCCAGTTGCTGGTTGAGGAGTCCTCCAGGGCTGAAGTTCTGCACAAACATAAGGATGAACCAAAACCAGACATCCGGGGAGACAGAAAAAACATAGCCATACTTCTGTTTCTGTACATACTGCAGGGTATACCCATTGGCCTTATTGCCGCTATTCCCATGCTCCTGCAGAATAGAGGAGCCAGCTACAAGCAGCAGGCAGAGTTCTCCTTCGCCTACTGGCCATTTAGTTTAAAGCTTCTCTGGGCTCCCATCGTGGACTCTCTGTACATCCGTCGGTTTGGCCGCAGGAAATCGTGGCTGGTGCCGGTGCAGTACTTGTTGGGTGCCTTCATGCTGCTGCTCTCCCTGCATGTGGATCAATGGCTAGGCGGTAACGGCGTGGAACCAAATGTGCCACTTCTCACGCTACTCTTCTTCCTCCTCAACTTCCTGGCTGCCACTCAGGATATTGCCGTGGATGGCTGGGCATTGACCATGCTGAAGCGATGCAATGTGGGCTACGCTTCCACCTGCAATAGTGTCGGACAGACCGCTGGCTACTTCCTGGGCTATGTCGTGTTCATTGCCCTGGAGTCGAAGGACTTTTGCAACACCTACCTCAGGGACTCGCCGCTGGAGGAGGGCATGATCACGCTGCCTCGCTTCCTGTGGTTCTGGGGCATCACATTCATCGTGGCCACCACATTGGTTGccattttcaaaaaagaaaatgacaTCGAGGATGCCCACATGGATGCCCGCTACACAGAGGAGCACGAGCTGAACATTCACCAGAGCTACAAGATTCTGTGGGACATGGTTCGCAAGCGTCCCGTTCAAATACTGGCTGTTATCCTGCTGACTGTGAAAGTGACCTTTGCCGCTTCGGATGCGGTTACGAGTCTAAAATTAATTGATGCCGGAGTGCCTAAGGACAAGCTGGCGTTGCTGGCCATCCCTCTGATTCCACTGCAGCTCATCCTGCCGCTGGCGGTGGGACGTTATACCAACGGACCGCGTCCTATGGACGTCTACCTGAAAGCTATCCCCTATCGGATTGTCATGGCCTCGGTGGCCACTCTCTTCGCCTACGCCACACCATACATTATCAAAGGAGGATCTCCCCCGGTTTATTACTACGCCTTGTTGGTCACCAGCTACGCGTGCTACCAGGTGTTCCTCTACTCCATGTTCGTGGCTGCCATGGCCTTCTTTGCCAAGATCTCGGATCCCGCTGTGGGAGGCACATACATGACGTTCCTCAATACTCTCTGCAACCTGGGTGGCAATTGGCCCAACACAGTGGTTCTGTGGTTGGTCGACGTTCTAACCTGGAAAAAATGCTCGACAATCCCTGCCAACGAATGTCTCggaaaggaggagcagcag AGCTGTGAAGCATCGGAGGGCAAATGCGAGATAGCCTTTGATGGATATTACTTGGAGTCTGCCATCTGCGTGGTGTACGGCATATTGTGGCTACTCATAGCACGGAAGTGGATCGTCCACCTTCAGGATCTGCCTGTGCGCTCCTGGCTGGTAGTTAAGAAAAAGTTGAGGTAG
- the LOC6506567 gene encoding cold shock domain-containing protein CG9705, whose amino-acid sequence MAEPRTPEKLLTAKPPVFHHNSHSPNASLQLPSPIITRRTRTASTSARAMENPMVTGVVKSFSRTKGHGFITPSAGGEDVFCHVSDIEGEYVPMPGDEVKYRLCAIPPKYEKHQAVHVQISNLTPEVHHKWEEPVFGSSPAK is encoded by the exons ATGGCCGAGCCAAGGACGCCCGAGAAGCTGCTGACCGCCAAGCCGCCGGTCTTCCATCACAACAGCCACAGCCCAAACGCCTCGCTGCAGCTACCCAGTCCCATAATAACGCGGCGCACCCGCACGGCCTCGAC CTCCGCTCGGGCAATGGAAAACCCCATGGTGACCGGCGTGGTGAAATCCTTCAGCCGCACCAAAGGACACGGCTTTATTACGCCTAGCGCCGGTGGCGAGGACGTTTTCTGTCATGTTTCCGA CATCGAAGGAGAATACGTGCCCATGCCCGGGGACGAGGTCAAATATCGTCTGTGCGCCATTCCACCCAAGTACGAGAAGCACCAAGCGGTGCACGTGCAGATTAGCAACCTGACGCCCGAGGTGCACCACAAATGGGAGGAGCCGGTCTTCGGATCATCGCCGGCCAAGTAA
- the LOC6493373 gene encoding eukaryotic translation initiation factor 3 subunit E: MAQFDLTRINCQYLDRHLTFPLLEFLCGKEIYNQQELLEYILETVNKTNMIDYTMDTRKRLNLSQEMPEELVQRKAEVLATLKQLQNEVAPIMKATDILKNGESMKDSKTFVNALQKDYNFKVEHLESAYKLAKYLYECGNYQESTSYLYFCLIVMSPNDKNYLNVLWGKLAAEILTLNWNTALEDLTRLRDYIDSANFSTIQALQQRTWLIHWSVLVFFNHPKGRDLIIEMFLYKPLYLNAIQTMCPHIMRYLATAVVINRTRRNALKDLIKVIQQESYTYRDPITEFLECLYVNFDFEGARLKLHECQTVILNDFFIVACLNEFVEDARLMIFETFCRIHQCITISMLADKLNMKPNEAECWIVNLIRNARLNAKIDSKLGHVVMGTQPLSPYQQLVEKIDSLSMRSEHLAGLIERKSKQKNQESIDSWKYY, encoded by the exons ATGGCGCAGTTCGACCTGACACGCATCAACTGTCAATATCTGGACAGGCATCTCACTTTCCCGTTGCTGGAGTTCTTGTGCGGCAAGGAG ATCTACAACCAACAGGAGCTGCTGGAGTACATCCTGGAGACGGTGAACAAGACCAACATGATTGATTACACCATGGACACGAGGAAGCGTCTCAATCTCAGCCAGGAGATGCCCGAGGAGCTGGTGCAACGGAAAGCGGAGGTCCTGGCCACGCTCAAGCAGCTCCAGAACGAGGTGGCACCTATCATGAAGGCCACCGACATCCTCAAGAACGGCGAGAGCATGAAGGACTCCAAGACTTTCGTCAATGCCCTGCAGAAGGACTACAACTTCAAGGTGGAGCATCTGGAGAGCGCCTACAAGCTGGCCAAGTATCTGTACGAGTGCGGCAACTACCAAGAATCCACCTCCTACCTCTACTTCTGCCTGATTGTCATGTCGCCCAACGACAAG AACTACCTGAACGTGTTGTGGGGTAAGCTCGCTGCCGAAATCCTGACCCTTAACTGGAACACCGCTCTAGAGGATCTGACGCGCCTGCGCGACTACATCGACAGCGCCAACTTCAGCACAATCCAGGCCCTGCAGCAGCGCACCTGGCTGATCCACTGGTCCGTCCTGGTGTTCTTCAATCACCCCAAGGGACGCGACCTCATCATCGAGATGTTCCTGTACAAGCCCCTGTACTTGAACGCCATCCAGACCATGTGCCCCCACATTATGCGCTACTTGGCCACCGCTGTGGTGATCAACCGCACGCGTCGCAATGCCCTGAAGGATCTGATCAAGGTGATCCAGCAGGAGTCCTACACCTACCGCGATCCCATCACCGAATTCCTGGAGTGCCTGTACGTCAACTTCGACTTCGAAGGCGCGCGTCTGAAGCTGCATGAGTGCCAGACCGTGATTTTGAACGACTTCTTCATCGTTGCCTGCTTGAACGAGTTCGTGGAGGATGCCCGCCTGATGATCTTCGAGACCTTCTGCCGCATCCACCAGTGCATCACCATCAGTATGCTGGCCGACAAGCTGAACATGAAGCCAAATGAGGCCGAGTGCTGGATCGTCAACCTAATCCGTAATGCCCGTCTGAACGCGAAGATTGATTCTAAGCTGGGTCATGTGGTCATGGGAACCCAGCCCCTGAGTCCTTACCAGCAGCTGGTGGAGAAGATTGACTCGCTGTCGATGCGGTCGGAGCATTTAGCCGGGTTGATTGAGCGCAAGAGCAAGCAGAAGAACCAGGAATCGATCGACTCCTGGAAGTACTACTAG
- the LOC6493374 gene encoding E3 ubiquitin-protein ligase RFWD3 yields MSDTESAEVDGDLGDEIYSSDSRDSVQPVVRFPSRLRIVTQDELLFNPGGDNADGSSIDDVESVGSADQGRASNFQLSDEDYMDDDNVPPILRGPNRRRRIVTRNEPVGNPSLDDLADGSSVDEVESVESADQGGSSDDMQFIDRLIFEVRVARALNEMVEPRYNREDEAEPSVNQEGQEGGPVEEDSNDNQEVPVDEQVPQEEPQPPMEAQAEPSIEDAAPRPSPPRISRRSQAQEPVVISLDSPSPPKKRKRVSSANTSLKKSPENKPPANLDDEDDGLTCPICLDSWEMSGDHRLVSLRCGHLFGESCIRRWLNESQRQSSVKVCPQCKTKATFRDIRHLYAKRIQMVDTEIREQLETERRRTQTLTTELATAKLAHTLTAEKLSALQRDYDRIKELLRAGGSRGAFSGEGAGSAGQVGINQLASHRLYMEKNFEITREPGCRVLLYSAKHSILVASQKSAQNLFPGYGVRFIDPPTFRPLHFLHTSALLVRDIAFSESQHMLTVASREPKIKLFDIRTRLCSSMFTAHDKMLWSCALDRNEREHFLYGGDLRGGVYIYDTRFPETILSEFQAEENFSPVIHIVAVPPNKTFSSGGFLVCQLTALTFYEYEAASEAAVATRLNVEGPFLSMQYDSVLDTLLISARSNSNAPQSRFILGKLAKMDNTPVLKVMATVYGSKATPIMTRPTQLGVEDNTLIVGYLQDTKQLMMHDVRREERVQTMPVNEVIYDICPVATQAGSYLAALTDNKCRVYKVNSSKR; encoded by the exons ATGAGCGACACGGAGAGCGCCGAGGTCGATGGAGACCTGGGGGATGAGATATACTCATCGGACAGCAGGGATTCCGTTCAGCCCGTAGTGCGATTTCCAAGCAGGCTCAGAATTGTCACCCAGGACGAGCTCCTTTTCAATCCTGGTGGGGACAACGCTGACGGTAGTTCCATTGACGACGTCGAGTCCGTCGGATCGGCAGACCAAGGACGAGCTTCCAATTTCCAACTCAGCGATGAGGACTACATGGATGATGATAACGTGCCTCCCATATTGCGTGGCCCAAACAGGCGAAGAAGAATTGTCACCCGGAACGAACCAGTAGGAAATCCCAGTCTAGACGACTTAGCGGACGGTAGTTCAGTTGACGAAGTGGAGTCTGTGGAATCGGCAGACCAAGGAGGTAGCTCCGACGACATGCAGTTCATCGACAGACTGATATTCGAAGTCAGGGTGGCGAGAGCCTTGAATGAGATGGTCGAGCCGCGCTACAATCGTGAAGACGAAGCAGAGCCGAGTGTCAATCAGGAGGGCCAAGAAGGAGGACCTGTGGAGGAAGATTCAAATGATAACCAAGAGGTGCCCGTTGACGAGCAGGTTCCGCAGGAAGAGCCGCAACCGCCAATGGAAGCTCAAGCAGAGCCAAGCATAGAAGATGCCGCTCCAAGGCCAAGTCCACCGCGCATTTCTCGACGATCCCAAGCCCAGGAACCCGTTGTTATCTCATTGGACTCCCCATCTCCTCCCAAAAAGCGAAAGCGAGTGTCTTCCGCGAACACAAGTCTGAAGAAGTCGCCGGAGAACAAACCCCCCGCAAATCTTGACGATGAGGACGACGGCCTGACCTGCCCCATTTGCCTGGACTCCTGGGAGATGAGCGGTGATCACCGTTTAGTATCCCTTCGGTGCGGCCACCTCTTTGGGGAATCATGCATCCGTCGCTGGCTGAACGAAAGTCAACGCCAGTCCTCTGTGAAGGTCTGCCCCCAGTGCAAGACCAAAGCCACTTTCCGCGATATTCGGCATCTGTATGCCAAGCGCATTCAGATGGTGGACACTGAGATAAGGGAGCAATTGGAAACTGAGCGCAGGCGTACACAAACTTTAACGACAGAGCTGGCAACCGCCAAGCTGGCTCACACACTGACCGCCGAGAAGTTATCGGCTCTGCAGAGGGATTACGATCGGATCAAAGAGCTTTTGCGAGCTGGAGGGAGTCGAGGAGCCTTTTCTGGCGAGGGAGCCGGTAGTGCCGGGCAGGTAGGCATCAATCAACTGGCCTCCCACCGGCTGTATATGGAGAAAAACTTTGAAATCACCCGGGAACCGGGATGTCGGGTGTTGCTATATTCCGCCAAACACTCAATACTGGTGGCTTCCCAAAAAAGTGCCCAAAACCTGTTTCCCGGCTATGGAGTGCGCTTCATCGACCCGCCAACGTTTAGGCCGCTGCACTTTCTCCACACCTCCGCCCTGTTGGTGAGGGATATTGCCTTTAGCGAGTCGCAGCACATGCTCACCGTGGCCAGCCGGGAGCCGAAGATCAAACTGTTTGACATTCGGACAAGACTGTGCTCCTCCATGTTCACGGCACACGACAAGATGCTATGGTCCTGTGCTCTGGACAGGAACGAGCGGGAGCACTTCTTGTATGGCGGAGATCTGCGCGGTGGAGTCTACATCTACGATACAAGGTTTCCGGAAACCATACTCAGCGAGTTCCAAGCGGAAG AAAACTTTAGTCCTGTGATACACATTGTTGCGGTGCCCCCGAACAAGACTTTCTCCAGTGGTGGCTTCCTGGTCTGCCAGCTCACCGCACTGACCTTCTACGAGTATGAAGCGGCCAGTGAAGCTGCGGTCGCAACCCGGCTCAACGTGGAAGGACCCTTCCTCTCCATGCAGTACGATTCCGTGCTGGACACGCTGCTGATCTCTGCGAGATCCAATTCCAACGCACCCCAGTCCCGGTTCATTCTCGGGAAGTTAGCCAAAATGGACAATACCCCGGTGCTGAAAGTGATGGCCACAGTTTACGGTTCAAAGGCCACACCAATTATGACACGTCCGACCCAACTGGGCGTGGAGGATAACACCCTGATTGTGGGTTATCTGCAGGACACAAAACAGCTGATGATGCACGACGTGCGACGGGAGGAGCGCGTTCAGACGATGCCTGTTAACGAGGTTATCTACGATATCTGTCCAGTGGCCACCCAGGCGGGATCCTACCTGGCCGCCCTCACCGACAACAAGTGTCGCGTCTACAAGGTCAACAGTTCTAAGCGATGA